The sequence GGGGACGCTCCTCGTCGGCGTCTTCGGCGGATTCCTGCTCGGCGCCCTGGCCGGCGTGATGTTGCTCGCCGGTGGTCGTGCCGACCGACGGAGTGCGGTGCCGTTCGGACCGTTCCTGGTGCTGGGGGCGTGGACCTCGATCCTGGGAGCCCACCACTTCGGTGATGTGTACCTCTCGGCGGTCCTGGGCGTGTGACGGGCCGTCCCCGCCGGCGCCACCACGCGCGACCTCCCCGGAGATGACGCCCGCCACTCCTAGAGTCGTCACGTGATCGCGAACGTGGACGATGTCGAGCCCGAGCGGGAGCCTCCCGAGGCGTTCGCGGTCGTGCTCGCCGACTACGAGCGACACCTCGCGCGCGAACGCGACCTGGCGCCGTCGACGGTGCGTGCCTATCTCGCCGATGTCGCCGGCCTGCTCGAACACGCCCACCGGCTGGGACTCACCGACCCGCAGCAGCTCGACCTGCGGACGCTGCGCAGCTGGCTGGCCCAACAGCAGTCCCTGGGGAAGTCACGCACCACCATCGCGCGGCGTGCCACCGCCGCGCGGGTCTTCACCGGATGGCTGGCCCGCACCGGGCGCGCGTCCCATGACGCCGGCTCCGCGCTGGGGTCACCGCGTCCCCACCAGGTGCTGCCCGAGGTGTTGCGAGTGCCCGAGGCCCGTGCGGTCATTGCCGCGGCAGCCGAGGCCGCCGACGACGGCAGCGCTGTGGGCCTGCGGGACGTGGCGTGCCTGGAGCTGCTCTACGCGACCGGGATGCGGGTGGGGGAGTTGGTCGGCATCGACGTCGACGACCTCGATCGGGACCGGAACGTCGTCCGGGTGTTCGGCAAGGGACGCAAGGAGCGCACGGTGCCCTTCGGTGTCCCCGCCGCTCGGGCGTTGGACGACTGGTTGGGTCGGGGGCGACCGCAGTTGGCGCGTGCGGGGTCCGGACCGGCCCTGTTCCTGGGGGCCCGTGGCGGCCGGCTCGACCAGCGCGCCGTGCGCACGATGGTCCATCGCCGGCTCGCCGAGGTGCCGGGAGCACCGGACCTCGGCCCGCACGGCCTACGGCACACTGCTGCGACCCACCTGCTCGAGGGTGGGGCGGACCTGCGGTCGGTCCAGGAACTGCTGGGCCACGCCTCGCTCGCGACCACGCAGCGCTACACCCACGTCACGTCCGACCGGTTGCGCCGCGCCTACCAGCAGGCCCACCCCAGAGCCTGACCTCGCTGGCTCCCGCCACAACGGGAGCAGTCGCACCGGACGGTCCGCCCCGACCAGGCGCAGGGGGTCCAGGTAGGTCTCGCCACGGCGCCACCCCCAGTGGAGGCACGCGTCGGGGAAGCAGTGCGAACCCGGCCGC comes from Nocardioides panacisoli and encodes:
- a CDS encoding tyrosine recombinase XerC; the protein is MIANVDDVEPEREPPEAFAVVLADYERHLARERDLAPSTVRAYLADVAGLLEHAHRLGLTDPQQLDLRTLRSWLAQQQSLGKSRTTIARRATAARVFTGWLARTGRASHDAGSALGSPRPHQVLPEVLRVPEARAVIAAAAEAADDGSAVGLRDVACLELLYATGMRVGELVGIDVDDLDRDRNVVRVFGKGRKERTVPFGVPAARALDDWLGRGRPQLARAGSGPALFLGARGGRLDQRAVRTMVHRRLAEVPGAPDLGPHGLRHTAATHLLEGGADLRSVQELLGHASLATTQRYTHVTSDRLRRAYQQAHPRA